The DNA sequence GCTCGACCCGCAGACGTTGGTGCAGGCCGTCACCAACCAGGATCCAGACGTGGTCATCGTCCGCAGCACGCGTGTCAGTGCAGCCGTGATCGCGGCCGCCGAGCGACTGAAGCTCATCGTTCGTGCCGGTGCTGGTTACGACACGATCGATGTAGCCGCAGCGTCGCATGCTGGCGTTTTCGTGGCGAACTGCCCTGGCAAGAATGCCATCGCTGTGGCCGAGCTGGCTTTTGGCCTTGTCTTGTGCTGCGATCGTCGCCTGCCCGGCCAGAGTGCGGAGCTGCGCAGCGGGCACTGGAACAAGAAGGAGTACAGCAAGGCGCGAGGCCTCTTCGGCCGCACGCTCGGCATCGCAGGGTTCGGCAACATCGGTCAGGAGGTCGCGACAAGGGGCCGGGCGTTCGGGATGCAGGTGCTCGTATGGTCACAGGACTTCGACGCCCGCATTGCGGAACAGCTGGGCGTGAAACGGGTCGATTCCCGGTTCACCCTGGCTCGACACAGCGACGTCGTATCCCTTCACGTACCGCTGACTGCGCAGACGCGTCATCTGGTCAATGACCAGTTCATTGATGCGATGAAGCCGGGAGCCTACCTCATCAATACGTCGCGCGGGCAAGTGGTCGATTCGGCGGCGTTGCTGCGCGGCGTACGCGACAAGGGGCTGCGCGCGGGACTCGACGTGTACGAGGCAGAGCCCAAGGGCGCGACTGGGAGCTTCGAACATCCCCTGTTCGCGCAGGCCACGGTCTTTGGCAGCCATCACGTGGGCGCCTCCACCGACCAGGCCCAGCAGGCGATCGCGCTGCATGCCGTCGAGATCGTCAGGCGCTTCGCAGCCAGCGGGGAGGTGCTAGACTGCGTCAACCGCGCGCGCAGGAGCCACGCCACCAACCTGCTTACCGTGCGGCACGAAAACCGCCCCGGAGTTCTTGCCAGCGTGTTTCGGATTCTCAGCGAATTGAATATCAACGTGGAAGATATGGAAAATATCCTCTATCAAGGCAACCGTGCGGCCTGCGCACGTATCCAGCTATCGGACTCGCCAGCCAACGAGCTGCAACGGCTGCGCGCGAGCTCTCCCCAGATCATGAGCGTCGAGCTTACACAGATCAGTGCAGAACAGTGAATATCCAGATGAACGACCGCATCTACAATTTCTCCGCCGGCCCGGCGACGCTTCCCGCGCCTGCCCTCAAGCGAGTCCAGCAGGCGGTTTGGAGCTACGAGGACTCCGGAATTGGTGTGCTCGAGCACAGCCACCGCAGCCGACCCATCTCGACGCTATTCGAAGAGACCGAAGCAGCGCTGCGTAGAATCGCACGCATCCCGGACGATTTCGCGGTCCTGTTTCTTCAGGGCGGAGCTTCGAGCCAGTTCTTCATGGTCCCCATGAACCTGCTGCAACAGGACGCCACCGCCGACTACCTGGATACGGGCTCGTGGTCCCAAAAGGCGATCAAGGAAGCCAAGCATTTTGGCACAGCGCATGTAGCCGCGAGCAGCACTGACAAGAACTACTCGTATATCCCAGCGCCCGAAGCGATCCGCTATTCACCCAACCCCGCCTACATACACTACACGAGCAACAACACCATCTTCGGGACCGAATGGGCCGACGTGCCGGCCGCGCCCGAGGGCGTGCCCGTGATCTGCGACGCGTCGAGCGATATTCTCAGCCGCCCGTTGGATCTGAGCAGGCTCGACTTGGTCTATGCCGGGGCCCAAAAGAACCTGGGACCCGCCGGGCTCACCCTGGTCTTGGTACGGCGCGACTTGGCAGCAAGCGCCAAGCGCGAGCTGCCGACCATGCTGCAATACCGAACGCACATCGAGCACGGCTCCCGCTACAACACGCCACCGGTCTTCGCCCTGTGCGTGCTGCGAGAGGTTCTGCGCTGGATGGAGGACCGGGGCGGTCTTGCGGCCATCGCAGAGCAGAACCGGACCAAAGCCCAGCTGCTCTACGACTACCTGGATCAGAGCCGCTTTTTCCGAGCCACAGCACGACCGGACAGTCGCTCGCGCATGAACGTGTGCTTTAGAGCGCCGAGCGAGACCCTGGAATCGCGTTTCGTCAAGGAGGCTGAGCGCGCAGGTCTGTCGGGCCTCAAGGGCCATCGTTCGGTGGGCGGCATGCGCGCGAGCATCTACAACGCGTTCCCGCCGGCAGGCTGCGAACGACTC is a window from the Pseudomonadota bacterium genome containing:
- the serC gene encoding 3-phosphoserine/phosphohydroxythreonine transaminase; amino-acid sequence: MNDRIYNFSAGPATLPAPALKRVQQAVWSYEDSGIGVLEHSHRSRPISTLFEETEAALRRIARIPDDFAVLFLQGGASSQFFMVPMNLLQQDATADYLDTGSWSQKAIKEAKHFGTAHVAASSTDKNYSYIPAPEAIRYSPNPAYIHYTSNNTIFGTEWADVPAAPEGVPVICDASSDILSRPLDLSRLDLVYAGAQKNLGPAGLTLVLVRRDLAASAKRELPTMLQYRTHIEHGSRYNTPPVFALCVLREVLRWMEDRGGLAAIAEQNRTKAQLLYDYLDQSRFFRATARPDSRSRMNVCFRAPSETLESRFVKEAERAGLSGLKGHRSVGGMRASIYNAFPPAGCERLVAFMRQFVRDHSN
- a CDS encoding ACT domain-containing protein, yielding MRILIADKFDAIGQQQLTDLGCEVSFQPELDPQTLVQAVTNQDPDVVIVRSTRVSAAVIAAAERLKLIVRAGAGYDTIDVAAASHAGVFVANCPGKNAIAVAELAFGLVLCCDRRLPGQSAELRSGHWNKKEYSKARGLFGRTLGIAGFGNIGQEVATRGRAFGMQVLVWSQDFDARIAEQLGVKRVDSRFTLARHSDVVSLHVPLTAQTRHLVNDQFIDAMKPGAYLINTSRGQVVDSAALLRGVRDKGLRAGLDVYEAEPKGATGSFEHPLFAQATVFGSHHVGASTDQAQQAIALHAVEIVRRFAASGEVLDCVNRARRSHATNLLTVRHENRPGVLASVFRILSELNINVEDMENILYQGNRAACARIQLSDSPANELQRLRASSPQIMSVELTQISAEQ